The following coding sequences lie in one Kribbella sp. NBC_00709 genomic window:
- the rpmE gene encoding 50S ribosomal protein L31 — protein MKSDIHPTYVETTVTCTCGATFTTRSTAENGVIHADVCSQCHPFYTGKQKILDTGGRVARFEKRYAKK, from the coding sequence TTGAAGAGCGACATCCACCCGACGTATGTGGAGACCACGGTGACCTGCACCTGTGGCGCCACGTTCACCACGCGCTCGACCGCGGAGAACGGCGTGATCCACGCCGACGTGTGCTCGCAGTGCCACCCCTTCTACACCGGCAAGCAGAAGATTCTCGACACCGGTGGCCGGGTCGCCCGCTTCGAGAAGCGGTACGCCAAGAAGTAG
- a CDS encoding adenosine deaminase yields the protein MTASREFLAGLPKAELHVHHVGSASPRIVAELAARHPGSPVPADPAALTEYFKFSDFAHFIDIYLSVVELIKTPEDVRLLTYEIAREMAEQQNLRYAELTVTPYTSVVRGIAAEAFCAAIEDARVAAEKEFGLVLRWIFDISGEAGIPAADETLRIATKIRPEGLVGFGLGGPEIGVPRPQFQPHFEAAIAAGLRSVPHAGETTGPETIWDAVRVLKAERIGHGTSTMQDPALVEYLREHRIPLEVSPTSNIATRAVASYDVHPLRAMVDAGLVVTINSDDPPMFGTDLTNEYVVASRLLELDATGAAELAKTAVRVSFADDAIKDSLLTEIDAYVEQNKE from the coding sequence ATGACCGCGTCGCGTGAGTTCCTCGCCGGGTTGCCGAAGGCCGAGTTGCATGTCCACCACGTCGGGTCCGCGTCCCCGCGGATCGTCGCCGAGCTCGCCGCCCGGCACCCGGGATCGCCGGTGCCGGCCGATCCGGCCGCGTTGACGGAGTACTTCAAGTTCAGCGACTTCGCGCACTTCATCGACATCTACCTGTCGGTCGTCGAGCTGATCAAGACACCCGAGGACGTCCGGCTGCTGACCTACGAGATCGCCCGCGAGATGGCCGAGCAGCAGAATCTGCGGTACGCCGAGCTGACCGTCACGCCGTACACCTCGGTGGTGCGCGGGATCGCGGCCGAGGCGTTCTGCGCGGCGATCGAGGACGCGCGGGTGGCGGCCGAGAAGGAGTTCGGCCTGGTGCTGCGGTGGATCTTCGACATCTCCGGTGAGGCGGGGATCCCGGCCGCCGACGAGACGCTGCGGATCGCGACCAAGATCCGTCCGGAGGGGCTGGTCGGGTTCGGTCTGGGCGGGCCGGAGATCGGCGTACCGCGGCCGCAGTTCCAGCCGCACTTCGAGGCGGCGATCGCGGCCGGGCTGCGCAGCGTTCCGCACGCGGGTGAGACGACCGGGCCGGAGACGATCTGGGACGCGGTCCGGGTGCTGAAGGCCGAGCGGATCGGCCACGGTACGTCGACGATGCAGGACCCGGCCCTGGTCGAGTACCTGCGCGAGCACCGGATCCCGCTGGAGGTCAGCCCGACGTCGAACATCGCCACCCGCGCGGTCGCGTCGTACGACGTCCACCCGCTGCGCGCGATGGTCGACGCCGGGCTGGTGGTCACGATCAACTCCGACGACCCGCCGATGTTCGGCACCGACCTCACCAACGAGTACGTCGTCGCGTCCCGGCTGCTCGAGCTGGACGCGACCGGGGCCGCCGAGCTGGCGAAGACCGCCGTCCGGGTGTCGTTCGCCGACGACGCGATCAAGGACTCGCTGCTGACCGAGATCGACGCCTACGTGGAACAGAACAAGGAGTAG
- a CDS encoding glycosyltransferase family 4 protein — protein MREYLLVLFVAMATTFLLTGVARQIALRYGAVAKVRARDVHKVPIPYFGGLSILGGLIAGFAVASSLPFLGNSLQVAHDARAILVGGVVICAVGVVDDLYELDAITKLAGEVLAVGVLVVQGIQLYWLPLPGGVISPSPAQLAVLTAGILLVSCNAVNFVDGLDGLAAGVTAIGATAFFIYSYLLNVHENLDRATTSTLITVALAGACLGFLPHNFFPARVFMGDSGALLIGLMLAASTISLTGQMDPNAVPYEVGGSSLLPALLPLVLPIAILAIPALDLTLAYIRRTKAGRSPFAADKQHLHHRLMQRGHSHRRAVLLMYLWTALIAYGVVVLGLVLYWWTALIVLAVAVTAVLLTTGLPRRSRKPLAKV, from the coding sequence GTGCGCGAGTACCTGCTGGTCCTGTTCGTGGCGATGGCCACGACCTTCTTGCTGACCGGCGTGGCCCGGCAGATCGCGCTGCGGTACGGCGCGGTCGCCAAGGTCCGGGCCCGGGACGTGCACAAGGTCCCGATCCCGTACTTCGGCGGACTGTCCATCCTCGGCGGGCTGATCGCCGGTTTCGCGGTCGCCTCCAGCCTGCCGTTCCTTGGCAACAGCCTGCAGGTCGCGCACGACGCCCGCGCGATCCTGGTCGGCGGTGTGGTGATCTGCGCGGTCGGCGTGGTCGACGACCTGTACGAGCTGGACGCGATCACCAAGCTGGCCGGCGAGGTCCTGGCGGTCGGCGTACTCGTTGTCCAAGGCATCCAGTTGTACTGGCTCCCGCTGCCCGGCGGCGTGATCTCGCCGTCGCCCGCGCAGCTGGCGGTGCTCACCGCCGGCATCCTGCTGGTGTCGTGCAACGCGGTGAACTTCGTCGACGGGCTGGACGGTCTCGCGGCCGGCGTCACCGCGATCGGCGCGACCGCGTTCTTCATCTACTCGTATCTGCTGAACGTGCACGAGAACCTCGACCGCGCCACCACATCGACCCTGATCACGGTCGCGCTGGCCGGCGCCTGTCTCGGTTTCCTGCCGCACAACTTCTTCCCCGCACGGGTGTTCATGGGCGACTCCGGCGCCCTGCTGATCGGCCTGATGCTGGCCGCGTCGACGATCAGCCTGACCGGCCAGATGGACCCGAACGCGGTCCCGTACGAGGTCGGCGGCTCGAGCCTGCTGCCCGCACTGCTGCCGTTGGTTCTCCCCATCGCCATCCTCGCGATCCCGGCGCTGGACCTGACGCTGGCCTACATCCGCCGTACCAAGGCCGGCCGGTCGCCGTTCGCGGCCGACAAGCAGCACCTCCACCACCGCCTGATGCAACGCGGCCACTCGCACCGCCGGGCCGTCCTGCTGATGTACCTCTGGACCGCCCTGATCGCGTACGGCGTCGTGGTCCTCGGCCTGGTTCTGTACTGGTGGACGGCCCTGATCGTGCTGGCCGTCGCGGTCACCGCGGTGCTGCTCACGACCGGTCTCCCGAGACGTTCGCGGAAACCGCTCGCCAAGGTTTGA
- the prmC gene encoding peptide chain release factor N(5)-glutamine methyltransferase produces the protein MSTKALVGEAAERLRAAGVGSPEFDAAELLAFVTGTSRLHLGEPSVEQEVQYQELIARRAAREPLQHLTGTAAFRYRELVVGPGVFVPRPETEVMVGWILERIAGVKNPLVVDLCSGSGAIAGAIATERPDSTVHAVELSADAVAWARRNLDGTGAILHEGDIDGCLPEFDGQVDAVISNPPYIPLTAWESVTAEVRDHDPALALWSGDDGLDEIKVVATTAGRLLKPGAWFACEHADVQGDSAPAVFTATALFTEVRDQLDLAGRHRFTTGRRI, from the coding sequence GTGAGCACCAAAGCTCTCGTTGGTGAGGCGGCTGAGCGGTTGCGGGCGGCGGGGGTTGGTTCGCCTGAGTTCGACGCTGCGGAGCTGCTTGCCTTCGTTACTGGGACCAGCCGCCTGCATCTCGGCGAACCTTCAGTAGAACAAGAGGTTCAGTACCAGGAACTGATCGCGCGGCGGGCTGCCCGGGAGCCGTTGCAGCACCTCACGGGCACCGCTGCGTTTCGGTATCGGGAGCTTGTGGTTGGGCCGGGGGTGTTTGTGCCGCGGCCGGAGACCGAGGTGATGGTTGGGTGGATCCTCGAGCGGATCGCCGGCGTGAAGAACCCGTTGGTGGTCGACCTGTGCAGCGGATCCGGCGCCATCGCGGGTGCGATCGCGACCGAGCGGCCCGACAGCACGGTGCATGCCGTGGAGTTGTCGGCGGACGCGGTCGCGTGGGCCCGGCGCAACCTCGACGGCACCGGCGCGATCCTGCACGAGGGCGACATCGACGGCTGCCTCCCGGAGTTCGACGGGCAAGTGGACGCGGTGATCTCCAACCCGCCGTACATCCCGCTGACCGCCTGGGAGTCAGTCACCGCTGAGGTCCGCGACCACGACCCGGCCCTGGCCCTGTGGTCCGGCGACGACGGCCTGGACGAGATCAAGGTGGTCGCGACCACCGCCGGCCGCCTGCTCAAACCCGGTGCCTGGTTCGCCTGCGAACACGCCGACGTCCAAGGCGACTCGGCCCCCGCCGTCTTCACCGCCACTGCCCTCTTCACCGAAGTCCGCGACCAACTGGACCTAGCCGGCCGCCACCGCTTCACCACCGGCCGCCGGATCTGA
- a CDS encoding L-threonylcarbamoyladenylate synthase — MSERFDFTGDELAPAYRAAVDAIEAGDLVVLPTDTVYGIAADAFKADAVQRLLDAKGRGRDMPPPVLISVVESLDALATDVPDDGRKLAQEFWPGPLTLICHAQTSLMWDLGETQGTVALRVPDHENTRELLSRTGPLAVSSANKSGQPAAMDVYDAEEQLQESVAVYLDGGQVSGGEPSTIVDITGDTPRVVRLGALTLEQLRAVVPEVTAQDEEAKPAADAEPAADAEPEDDAEPVGEVKPTEEPVEASKSETDDEKPTDPDVRPAD; from the coding sequence GTGAGTGAGCGCTTCGACTTCACCGGGGACGAACTGGCACCGGCGTACCGCGCGGCTGTGGACGCCATCGAGGCCGGCGACCTGGTCGTGCTGCCGACCGACACCGTGTACGGCATCGCCGCGGACGCCTTCAAGGCCGACGCCGTCCAGCGGCTGCTGGACGCCAAGGGCCGTGGGCGGGACATGCCACCGCCGGTGCTGATCTCGGTGGTCGAGTCGCTGGACGCGCTCGCCACCGACGTGCCGGACGACGGCCGCAAGCTCGCGCAGGAGTTCTGGCCCGGGCCGCTGACGCTGATCTGCCACGCGCAGACCTCGCTGATGTGGGACCTGGGGGAGACTCAGGGCACCGTCGCACTGCGGGTGCCCGACCACGAGAACACCCGTGAGCTGCTGTCCCGGACCGGGCCGCTCGCGGTCAGCTCGGCGAACAAGTCCGGTCAGCCGGCCGCCATGGACGTGTACGACGCCGAGGAGCAGCTGCAGGAGTCGGTCGCGGTCTACCTGGACGGTGGTCAGGTGAGCGGCGGCGAGCCGTCCACGATCGTCGACATCACCGGCGACACCCCGCGAGTGGTCCGCCTCGGCGCGCTCACGCTCGAGCAACTGCGCGCCGTCGTCCCCGAGGTCACCGCACAGGACGAAGAAGCCAAGCCGGCCGCCGATGCCGAGCCAGCCGCCGACGCCGAGCCGGAAGACGACGCCGAGCCGGTCGGCGAAGTGAAGCCAACTGAAGAGCCGGTCGAGGCGTCCAAGTCCGAGACGGATGACGAGAAGCCCACCGACCCCGATGTGAGGCCTGCGGACTAA
- the prfA gene encoding peptide chain release factor 1 → MFETVEALKAEYAELERQMAQPELHSDQANARRVGKRYAALAPVVRTYDEWQQTGDDIEAARELAHEDPAFAEEAVRLSARREELAERLQTLLVPRDPNDDKDAILEIKAGEGGDESALFAGDLLKMYLKYAESQHWKTEVLDSAESDLGGYKSITVAVKAKGTPEPGDAPYAKLKFEGGVHRVQRVPVTESQGRIHTSAAGVLVLPEAEDVDVEIDQNDLRIDVFRSSGPGGQSVNTTDSAVRITHLPTGIVVSMQNEKSQLQNREQAMRVLRSRLLAAAQEAADQEASDARRSQIRTVDRSERVRTYNFPENRFSDHRVGYKAHNLDQVLGGELEPVITALTEADLTARLEAVESQ, encoded by the coding sequence ATGTTCGAGACAGTCGAGGCGCTGAAGGCGGAGTACGCCGAGCTGGAGCGGCAGATGGCTCAGCCGGAGCTGCACTCCGACCAGGCCAACGCCCGCCGGGTCGGCAAGCGGTACGCCGCGCTGGCGCCGGTGGTCCGCACGTACGACGAGTGGCAGCAGACCGGCGACGACATCGAGGCCGCGCGCGAACTGGCGCACGAGGACCCGGCGTTCGCCGAGGAGGCGGTCCGGCTGTCCGCCCGGCGCGAGGAGCTGGCCGAGCGGCTGCAGACGCTGCTGGTCCCGCGCGACCCCAACGACGACAAGGACGCGATCCTCGAGATCAAGGCGGGCGAGGGCGGCGACGAGTCCGCGCTGTTCGCCGGCGACCTGCTGAAGATGTACCTGAAGTACGCCGAGTCGCAGCACTGGAAGACCGAGGTTCTCGACTCGGCCGAGTCCGACCTGGGTGGGTACAAGTCGATCACGGTCGCAGTCAAGGCGAAAGGTACGCCGGAGCCGGGCGATGCGCCGTACGCGAAGCTGAAGTTCGAGGGCGGCGTGCACCGGGTGCAGCGGGTGCCGGTGACCGAGTCGCAGGGCCGGATCCACACGTCCGCGGCCGGTGTGCTCGTGCTGCCGGAGGCCGAGGACGTCGACGTCGAGATCGACCAGAACGATCTGCGGATCGACGTGTTCCGGTCGTCGGGTCCCGGCGGGCAGAGCGTGAACACGACCGACTCCGCCGTACGCATCACGCACCTGCCGACCGGCATCGTGGTCTCGATGCAGAACGAGAAATCCCAGCTGCAGAACCGTGAGCAGGCGATGCGGGTACTGCGGTCCCGGCTGCTCGCGGCGGCGCAGGAGGCGGCCGACCAGGAAGCGTCCGACGCCCGCCGCTCGCAGATCCGGACCGTCGACCGGTCGGAGCGGGTCCGCACCTACAACTTCCCCGAGAACCGCTTCTCCGACCACCGCGTCGGCTACAAGGCCCACAATCTCGACCAGGTCCTCGGTGGCGAGCTGGAGCCGGTCATCACGGCCCTGACCGAAGCCGACCTGACCGCCCGCCTCGAGGCCGTCGAGTCCCAGTGA
- a CDS encoding endonuclease/exonuclease/phosphatase family protein, with protein MISIAFANVAGGRFVDSSGSYVDADRTADFARALAGLHPDVLIVTELDPDGDQLERLAAAAMPEAFVVRQKFSDSHIPGVAHLGVGIASPYPLVELDRIVLPDPPIDFLHWRTGKPLDPHPKGFVVARGDFGALGEIDIVGGQVCPIHMFRSAAGVEYTYRDGPGRQYGEQMTAYLRDELATRGVRRAVIAGDLNMPNPGDFFSQLDLVDAFGDPPPATTPDGRSIDRLFSTRDLVAHDVEVLQLPGADHYPVVCRVDRRQPSASAPGRIRAQDLARPPAGPISRRGGLSRG; from the coding sequence ATGATCTCCATCGCCTTCGCCAACGTCGCCGGTGGTCGCTTCGTCGACTCTTCCGGCAGCTACGTCGACGCGGACCGTACGGCGGACTTCGCGCGGGCGCTGGCGGGGTTGCACCCGGATGTGCTGATCGTGACCGAGCTCGACCCCGACGGCGACCAGCTCGAACGGCTCGCCGCGGCGGCGATGCCGGAGGCGTTCGTCGTGCGGCAGAAGTTCTCGGACTCGCACATTCCCGGGGTGGCACATCTGGGGGTGGGGATCGCGTCGCCGTACCCGCTGGTCGAGCTGGACCGGATCGTCCTGCCGGACCCGCCGATCGACTTCCTGCACTGGCGGACAGGCAAGCCGCTCGATCCACATCCCAAGGGGTTCGTGGTGGCACGCGGCGACTTCGGCGCGCTGGGCGAGATCGACATCGTCGGCGGCCAGGTGTGCCCGATCCATATGTTCCGCAGCGCGGCAGGGGTCGAGTACACATACCGCGACGGGCCGGGCCGGCAGTACGGCGAGCAGATGACAGCGTACCTGCGAGACGAGCTTGCGACCCGTGGTGTGCGGCGCGCAGTCATCGCAGGCGATCTGAACATGCCGAACCCCGGCGACTTCTTCAGCCAGCTGGACCTGGTCGACGCGTTCGGCGATCCACCACCGGCCACCACCCCGGACGGCCGCTCGATCGACCGCCTGTTCTCCACCCGAGACTTGGTCGCCCACGACGTCGAGGTGCTCCAACTCCCCGGCGCCGATCACTATCCCGTCGTCTGCCGCGTCGATCGCCGGCAACCCTCAGCATCCGCGCCTGGCCGCATCCGAGCACAGGATCTGGCCCGGCCACCCGCCGGCCCGATCTCCCGCCGCGGAGGTCTCAGTCGCGGTTGA
- a CDS encoding AfsR/SARP family transcriptional regulator, translating into MTDDLRLDLLGPLRGWAGARRLDLGPIRQQTLLAVLALRSNQVVSADELVELVWSDAPPSTGAKIVPPYIYRLRKLLPEGVLVHTRDGYSLRLAPDALDLERFETLISAAHAGRDKDVAAAQLSEALGLFTGEPLTGLAGHYLSVQRHRLTERRLKVLAERIELDLERGRYGDLVPELVALVEEDRLREQFAGQLMLAYWRSGRISEALDTYTRTRHELIEQLGVEPGPELRAIHERILQNDESVARPAVRDELPYDGAAFVGRDDVLAQVVDALRTGGPAVVAIDGMAGVGKTALAVRAARQLAEVYPDGRLFIDLHGYTPGNEPVSALQALDRLLRTLSVPAERIPADLEERAALWRSELAGRRILVVLDNAPDSAAVRPLLAGGPRCGVLVTSRRQLTGLDATARVALDVLRPEDAQELLAEIVGPDRAGSAGAAAAVVSQCGHLPLAIRVAGSRLRHRPSWTIEHLSKRLDAEDRRLAELSTDSGGVSPAFALSYEHLPPDQQRLFRLLGAMTGQDIEMYAAAALADVGVVEAEDLLEQLVDANLLLQLRPGRFQFHDLLRQYARTLAPEPDAVRRLLDYYLSATAEASAAIFGSRLHPLPEPATVRLPEFASVADGLAWIDTEGANVLATIRYAESSGALEHAWRTGLAVASCFFHRGRVDELDEALDQALRAAVRDSDTEAESRVLLSIGSLGRYRFGAEESLRTLEEARDKLPESADLTLRARLLASIGYSLAKLRPDDHALAVLDDALEASRKADDRSIAARVLAYIGVAYSDRLEFAQALTAYQESLAQGDPGVRPEVLNGIGECLLELDRVDEAITGLTTARDLGIERGADYSLIYSYAFLGTAYARRQQWTGAIDAGRQAVELAQDSGSTQSQQNAYVRLAETLLAKGDLARARPHFARAMELAVNDGQESMISRAAGGLARTSPAA; encoded by the coding sequence GTGACGGATGACCTGCGGCTGGACCTGCTGGGCCCGCTGCGCGGTTGGGCGGGTGCCCGCCGGCTCGATCTCGGGCCGATCCGTCAGCAGACCCTGCTCGCCGTCCTGGCGTTGCGGTCGAACCAGGTGGTCTCCGCGGACGAGCTGGTCGAGCTCGTCTGGAGCGATGCCCCGCCGTCGACCGGCGCCAAGATCGTTCCGCCGTACATCTATCGGCTGCGCAAATTGCTGCCGGAGGGCGTGCTGGTGCACACGCGGGACGGGTACAGCTTGCGGCTCGCACCGGATGCGCTGGATCTGGAGCGGTTCGAGACCCTGATCAGTGCGGCTCATGCGGGTCGGGACAAGGATGTGGCCGCCGCGCAACTGTCGGAGGCGCTGGGGCTGTTCACCGGCGAGCCGTTGACCGGACTCGCCGGGCACTACCTCAGCGTGCAGCGGCACCGGCTGACCGAGCGTCGGCTGAAGGTGCTCGCCGAGCGGATCGAGCTGGATCTCGAACGCGGCCGGTACGGCGATCTCGTGCCGGAGCTGGTCGCACTGGTGGAGGAGGACCGGCTGCGAGAGCAGTTCGCCGGGCAGCTGATGCTGGCGTACTGGCGCAGCGGCCGGATCTCCGAGGCACTCGACACGTACACCCGGACGCGGCACGAGCTGATCGAGCAGCTCGGCGTGGAGCCCGGTCCGGAGCTCCGGGCGATCCACGAGCGCATTCTGCAGAACGACGAGTCGGTGGCTCGTCCAGCGGTGCGAGACGAGCTGCCGTACGACGGTGCGGCGTTCGTCGGGCGTGACGACGTACTGGCGCAGGTGGTCGATGCGCTGCGCACGGGAGGCCCTGCGGTCGTTGCGATCGACGGTATGGCCGGCGTTGGCAAGACTGCTCTCGCAGTGCGCGCTGCACGTCAGTTGGCCGAGGTGTACCCGGACGGTCGGCTCTTCATCGACCTGCACGGGTACACCCCTGGGAACGAGCCGGTGTCGGCGTTGCAGGCGCTGGATCGCTTGCTGCGCACGCTGTCCGTCCCGGCTGAGCGCATCCCGGCCGACCTCGAGGAGCGGGCTGCTTTGTGGCGGTCCGAGTTGGCCGGCCGGCGCATCCTCGTCGTACTCGACAATGCACCGGATAGCGCGGCAGTGCGGCCTCTGCTGGCCGGTGGTCCGCGTTGCGGCGTACTGGTGACCAGTCGGCGGCAGCTGACCGGTCTGGACGCGACTGCGCGGGTTGCACTCGACGTACTGCGGCCGGAAGACGCGCAGGAGTTGCTGGCCGAGATCGTCGGGCCGGACCGCGCTGGCTCTGCGGGCGCTGCTGCAGCGGTGGTGAGTCAGTGTGGTCATCTGCCGCTGGCGATCCGGGTCGCTGGCTCGCGACTGCGGCACCGGCCGAGTTGGACGATCGAGCACCTGAGCAAGCGACTCGACGCCGAGGACAGGCGGCTCGCCGAGCTCAGCACGGACAGCGGTGGGGTCTCCCCCGCGTTCGCCTTGTCCTACGAGCATCTGCCGCCGGACCAGCAACGCCTGTTCCGGCTGCTCGGCGCGATGACCGGACAGGACATCGAGATGTACGCCGCTGCCGCACTGGCCGATGTGGGCGTGGTCGAGGCAGAGGACCTGCTGGAGCAGCTCGTCGACGCGAATCTGCTGCTACAGCTGCGTCCTGGGCGTTTCCAGTTCCACGACCTGCTGCGGCAGTACGCCCGGACGCTGGCGCCGGAGCCGGACGCAGTGCGGCGTTTGCTGGACTACTACCTCTCTGCGACCGCAGAGGCGAGTGCGGCGATCTTCGGGAGTCGGCTGCACCCACTGCCGGAGCCGGCCACGGTCAGGTTGCCCGAGTTCGCGTCGGTGGCCGATGGACTGGCATGGATCGACACCGAGGGAGCCAACGTGCTGGCGACGATTCGGTACGCAGAGTCGAGTGGTGCGCTGGAGCACGCGTGGCGGACCGGTCTCGCGGTGGCGTCGTGCTTCTTCCACCGCGGCCGCGTGGACGAGCTCGACGAGGCGCTGGATCAGGCCTTGCGTGCGGCAGTGCGTGACTCGGATACCGAAGCAGAGTCCCGGGTGTTGCTGTCGATCGGCAGCCTGGGGCGCTACCGCTTCGGTGCGGAGGAGAGTCTGCGGACGCTGGAGGAGGCGCGGGACAAGCTGCCGGAGAGTGCGGACCTGACCCTGCGCGCCCGGTTGCTGGCCTCGATCGGCTACAGCCTGGCGAAACTGCGTCCGGACGACCACGCTCTCGCCGTACTCGACGATGCCCTGGAAGCGTCCCGGAAGGCCGACGACCGGAGCATCGCGGCGCGGGTGCTGGCCTATATCGGCGTGGCGTACAGCGATCGGCTGGAGTTCGCGCAGGCGTTGACGGCCTATCAGGAGTCACTGGCGCAGGGCGATCCCGGCGTACGGCCCGAGGTGCTGAACGGGATCGGTGAGTGCCTGCTCGAGTTGGACCGCGTGGACGAGGCCATCACTGGGCTGACGACAGCGCGCGACCTCGGGATCGAGCGCGGGGCCGACTACAGCCTGATCTACAGCTACGCCTTCCTCGGTACGGCGTACGCGCGGCGGCAGCAGTGGACCGGAGCGATCGACGCCGGACGGCAGGCGGTGGAGCTGGCGCAGGACAGCGGCTCGACGCAGTCGCAGCAGAACGCGTACGTGCGGCTCGCCGAAACACTGCTGGCCAAGGGCGATCTCGCCCGGGCGCGGCCGCATTTTGCCCGGGCGATGGAGCTGGCGGTCAACGACGGACAGGAGTCCATGATCTCCCGCGCGGCCGGTGGGCTCGCGCGGACCAGCCCCGCCGCCTGA